A stretch of Megalobrama amblycephala isolate DHTTF-2021 linkage group LG14, ASM1881202v1, whole genome shotgun sequence DNA encodes these proteins:
- the LOC125246341 gene encoding epidermal differentiation-specific protein-like — MEVYLCFKRQLCTPRKSLFPAEPQETASETLVFSSLSLLESPIKMSKIIVFSKEAFEGRTAEFKNNVRNLAEKGFNDVICSIKVIGAPWVAYYDENFAGKQRVFEEGEYATLEDKGQFSSLKMVTDDLDNPEIQLFEHPNYRGRSVTLREETNLHDIAFSDIVSSHKVKGGVWVLYEHVNRQGSQLITFPGDEVPSYLPLSFNNVASHVRPLLPKP, encoded by the coding sequence ATGGAGGTGTATTTGTGCTTTAAAAGGCAGCTCTGCACACCAAGAAAGTCACTGTTTCCAGCAGAGCCACAGGAAACTGCTTCAGAAACACTTGTCTTCTCCAGCCTCTCTCTCCTCGAGTCTCCAATCAAAATGAGCAAGATCATTGTTTTTAGCAAAGAGGCCTTCGAGGgcagaacagctgaattcaaGAACAATGTCCGCAACCTAGCAGAAAAGGGTTTCAACGACGTCATCTGCTCCATAAAAGTCATCGGTGCACCATGGGTAGCGTATTATGACGAGAATTTTGCTGGAAAGCAGCGAGTGTTTGAGGAAGGAGAGTATGCCACCCTTGAGGACAAAGGCCAGTTTTCTTCCCTCAAGATGGTCACAGATGACCTGGACAACCCTGAAATCCAGCTGTTCGAGCACCCGAACTATCGAGGAAGAAGCGTGACCCTACGCGAAGAAACCAATCTTCACGATATTGCTTTTAGTGACATCGTTTCTTCCCACAAAGTGAAAGGTGGTGTCTGGGTGCTGTACGAGCACGTCAATCGTCAGGGTTCCCAGCTTATTACTTTCCCTGGCGATGAAGTTCCCAGCTATTTGCCACTCTCCTTCAACAATGTGGCCAGCCATGTGCGCCCCTTGCTGCCGAAGCCATAG
- the LOC125246316 gene encoding uncharacterized protein LOC125246316 isoform X1, with the protein MQFYLVNKNVEKTPKPSEDFTLFLAGMGRRTVKLSEDADHSEITRQLMEHYPKLMKLTGGWLLYKALGGSGQRKLMIVPPEADGYNGQYLKSSSGGGKITMFIVPLQEELDTMPLPSDAEEFQKMPKATCQNCSLSMPLQILAMHVKSCSTIELSTEDDTTSSGRSSPLPVFNGSALPKPISEGGSSTSKASSESFPVPTTAGLSSAEASTSTNKLNSESFSVPTTAGLSSAEASTSTNKSNNEAACPLCLNNFPMDYLEIHASFCGESLENSQAPISDLEDVFEPFGCKIESLEDVLKTISAAVITEGHRFDITVSRQNMLERGLVQWQRQKKSSPINKLKVAFIGEAGVDTGALSKEFLTGMIA; encoded by the exons ATGCAGTTCTATTTAGTAAATAAGAATGTGGAAAAGACACCAAAACCATCAGAGGATTTTACACTTTTCCTTGCTGGAATGGGAAGGCGTACAGTTAAATTATCTGAAGATGCTGACCACTCTGAG aTAACAAGGCAACTGATGGAACACTATCCAAAACTTATGAAACTCACTGGAGGATGGCTCCTGTACAAGGCTCTTG GTGGGTCAGGACAGCGAAAACTGATGATTGTCCCACCAGAAGCTGATGGCTATAATGGCCAGTATTTAAAATCATCAAGTGGAGGTGGAAAGATTACCATGTTTATAGTTCCTCTTCAAGAGGAGCTAGATACAATGCCTCTTCCTTCAGATGCCGAAGAATTTCAGAAAATGCCAAAAGCAACCTGCCAAAACTGCAGCTTGTCCATGCCCCTACAGATCTTGGCTATGCATGTTAAGTCATGCAGTACTATTGAATTGTCCACCGAGGATGATACCACTAGTTCTGGAAGg TCTTCTCCTCTTCCTGTATTCAATGGATCAGCATTACCAAAACCCATTTCAGAAGGTGGCAGCAGCACTAGTAAAGCAAGCTCCGAG TCTTTTCCTGTACCCACTACTGCTGGATTGTCCTCGGCAGAAGCCAGCACTAGcactaataaattaaattcCGAG TCTTTTTCTGTACCCACTACTGCTGGATTGTCCTCAGCAGAAGCCAGCACTAGCACTAATAAATCAAACAATGAG GCTGCCTGTCCActgtgtctaaataattttcCAATGGATTATTTAGAAATTCATGCCAGCTTTTGTGGTGAAAG TTTGGAGAATTCCCAAGCACCGATTTCTGATCTGGAAGATGTTTTTGAACCATTTGGCTGTAAAATCGAAAG CCTTGAAGATGTTCTCAAAACCATCAGTGCAGCCGTAATTACAGAAGGGCATAGATTTGACATCACCGTATCGAGACAAAACATGCTGGAGAGGGGCCTTGTGCAGTGGCAGAGGCAAAAAAAGTCATCTCCCATTAACAAACTGAA